In Plasmodium brasilianum strain Bolivian I chromosome 12, whole genome shotgun sequence, the genomic window ttatatataaaattttattagtttttttttttttttattattagagattatttctattataaattttattttttgcatgCAACGggtttttcccctttttaataataatataataataatacatatttttaaattgatATGTAAACAATACacatatgaatttatatatatatatatatatatttatttatgaatgtacagcataatatattatattattgtgaCCATGTACTTTTTAGAAGCTTGaaatttatagaaaattaCTCATTGTTCATACGTCAGTAAcgttgtatttatatatatatatatatatatatatattttttttatatatttgtagaATACTTTatgtaagaaaaaatatattaagaaaataattataataaaatatgttactgtataaaaatatgtgtatatatatgttcatatatatatttatttatttatattatatattttacatactTATAAGCTTTATTCtttccatttatataataaaagccTAAATTCCATAGTCGTAAGAAagtaacataataataattctattcACTTTTTGttgataaaagaaaattctccttttatatttgtagttaatattctttaaattttcatccagtttttatataattagatataaaataaaactgaatgtaataaaatcaaaaaaaagagtttccataatatacatttttgacATTTAAAGGCTtaatattatgcatatataaatttatatacttatttatatagttaattatataattaaatatatatatatataataatattcatttcATGATCAGATTTAGTACTTTCATTCGCgattaacatattttaaaatatccctgtttttttttttttttttttttttatatgcattgcgcttattattctttttaaattaaaaaataacaaccAGCTTTTAACGTAGAAATCATATTTTAAGTAGTAcgaaaatatttgtaaaaattttaagccttatgtgtttatatatgtgatatgtacatactcgtataaaatatataattgaatatatatttgtatagaTGTACACTTAAACATAATTATCTTGTAGAATACATATATCCTTCTCACAGTTAAGTTAGCACACCATTTgagtaattatttttatagttgTTAATAAGAGCTTATTTCCTAACGgtttttccattttcttttttccattttctttttttctttttacatttttttgtttttcctttattcttttttcatttttttgtttttcctttattcttttttcatttttttgtttttcctttattcttttttcatttttttgtttttcctttattctttttttatttttttgtttttcctttttttttgttttatatttttcttttttctaccATTTTCTTGCGCACCACTTAACAAGAATCAAATCACTTTTTTGtaatcttaaaaaaaaaaaatctgaACAGTTCATGCGAAAAATCCATATGTTAAGAATCCATATGAACAGTCCATACCGAACAGACCATATACAGAGAATCCATATGAACTATGCATAACAAATTTCTTGAATTACGTCTTTTGCAAcaatatgcaaaaaaaaacctTTTAATGCAAATGTTATTGCAGCactgtatttttaatatttcttttttcaccACATTAAACTATGTTTTTTTGCAAGCACTCTACTtccataataataattaaaaaattatggaagAAAGCACGCAGTATTATCCGCGTTCTCttccttaaaaataattcttgcAAAAAATACTATGCATCATATGTGTACACTATACATGTGCAcgtatgcatttatatatttatatattgctTAAGTACACTACAATATGCacattttacttatttttgcCTGTTCCACATTTATTAAGCAATTCGGTGAAAACAGATTAAAACAAAAGCAAAGTTTTattctttacatttttataatatattgtaatggatatgttttttttctatttttgttCAGTACgatcaatttttattttatgcacacatatatcaTAATGTATACTTAACTATGTATGTAAAACTGCTTGTATTTAACCACGTGTGCATATAAACGACGTTCTGCTAATTTTGCTGTTTCTACTGCTTCTTTAGCAAATGCGACCATAATATGTTAAAGataaaatcaaataaaaaggaaattaatGCTATTATAGTagtgaattataaaaaagagaaatacaTAAGGAATATTTTTCTGTGTTCTTAATAATtgacaaaaaagaaaaaacgaaaatataGAACTTAActgtttttaaaagaaaaaaaaataggtaaATATACACGTAGCAAAATGTATGTActgttaataaaagaaaggaaTAAAACTTAAAGTTTAAGgtattaaatgtaaaattttagctttttaaaaaaaaaaaacaaaacagaacaaaataaaacaaaacaaaataaaaaaaaacaaaacaaaacaaaacaaaataaaacaaaacaaaataaaacaaaataaaaaaaaacaaaacaaaataaaacaaaataaaacaaaataaaacaaaataaaacaaaataaaacaaaataaaaaaaaacaaaacaaaataaaataaaacaaaacaaaataaaacaaaacaaaacaaaataaaacaaaataaaacaaaataaaacaaaataaaataataacataaataattaaagcgCAACGTATGaactgttaataaaaaaaaattattaaaacttGAAGTGtcaaatgtaaaatttagctatttaaaaaaaaaaaaattaagaacaaaataaaataaaataataatataagaaattacACCGTAACATATGAactgttaataaaaataaaaactataaCAACCAAATTTACACCTATCGGTTTGAAGCCTTAAAacaaaacattattttactGCAAATATAGAAACGGGTCACAAATAATTCCATTACCAATTCGCATGTATGCTTACACACATCTACACTTAATGACATGTAAATGTATCTCAGTGTACAGGttgtgtacatgtatacatggATATAGGATAAAGTTCCaactattaaaaataatttccatAATTTAAAGGCGCGAAATGCgttcattttaatataaaaatagtcCTAACTGGGgatacatatttatgcatgATTTGTATAATTCGCAAGTCTCTTTATGTTTTCATTCTCTTCAGCTAATGTGTTTTTCCTGTAATCGTAAAATGAGGAAGTAACGCAAAAATTTTgcttatttgtaaatatattgggaatatgaatacatatatgtgaatattcacatgtgtgtattttttttttttttttttgtgtgtgtgtgtgtatttatttatccaTTAATTCTCCAATATAATCATTACCTGTAAGTCATCCTAGTATTAGGAATATTCGTTTTTTCCGGGTTGTTTTGAAAATTTAGTAAGTCCTGTTCTTCGGCAATTCCCAACCAGTGCTTTTTAAAAGATGGTTCATACccactgaaaaaaaaaaaaaataatataaaaaaaaaaaaataataaaaataataataataataaaaataataataataataaaaataataaaaataataaaaaacaattaaaataataaaaataattaaaataataaaaataataaaaataataaaaataataaaaataataaaaataattaaaataataaatatatatttttccttttatattttttatttttttgtaattttactACTAAATGTATAACTTCAAGAGAAtgaaaagacaaaaaaaaaaaaaatttttttttttgtacctTTGAATAACGGAGTTTCTTGCTATTTCGCATAGATCTACTGCACTTAACTTCCATATATGCTTAAAAGTAAAACCACGTAAATGTGACAGTATGTAGAcgcgtatacatatatgcatacgaAAAAGAATGTTTGCAAAAGCTCACATGCGCATgcgaatatattaaaaaaaacgtaACAACGTAACAACGTAACGACGTAACAACGTAACGACGTAACAACGTAACGACGTAACGACGTAACAACGTAACAACGTAACGACGTAACAACGTAACGACGTAACAACGTAACAACGTAACAACGTAACGAcgtaataattaataaaagcaTAATTACTGCACATATGGAATACTCCTCTAATAATGGCTCATCAGTAAAATGAAACATCAAAGGATCATCTGTCGATAGTGATACATTTAACCCAATTTTGAAGAAGCGTTTAAATGGGCTTTTCTCTAAAATAAAAGGGGGggaaatgggaaaaaaataaaataaaatgaaataaaaaacgagaaaaaaaatgagataaaaaacgagaaaaaaaatgagataaaaaataacaaaaaatgagGCAACAAAtagagtaaaaaataaagtaaacaAACTTGgcatatttacacatatatatgtgccgACGTCCCATCCAAGGGGCGTCAAAAACTGAAGCTGGCGTAAAATGCAGTTATATACAACACATTGAACAGTGTTGTACGATGGGTATACCTATTTGCAAAAAGAGGGCATTATTCGATAGAGGAGAAAGTGCTAGCCCAATTTGCTTAagataatacaaatataacaGGACTGGAGATTTCCTCAAATTGATACCATGATTTATTCTGTCAGCTAATAAAAACATGGTGGCCAAATGACTTATATTCCCCGTTTCACCGCAATGCGGCCTGAACAGGTcataaaaaaggagaaacaatattttttgtgtataaaaaaaaatactcgGGTGgagatatttaaaaaggtaggggtagaagaaaaagaaaaaggagaatGCACATAGTGGTAAAGCGGTATGGTGACAAAGCGGTATAGCTACAAAATGTGGAGCTTAGGTAAAAAGCGTCCACTCACGCAAGTTAAACACTCATCGACAagtgttctttttttttttttttctgttcatGCGTGAACACGCCTAACCTGAATGCCATTGGTCTCAAATTCCTACTAGCCAAAAATTGATTCAACGATCTTATgttaacatacatataataagcGTAATAAGAATAAGGAGGGTTATTATCGCTTGTATATTTGTCAGGGGGAGGTAGTTCCCCTCCTTTCATAGTATATTTCGAAATAGCAGTTTCATCATCAACACTATCCCAAGCAACAACTTGAtgtaaaaattcaaaaatttttttgttatgttCTGGATCTTTTATAGCTTGAAAACAAGGTTCGAATATATTTCTTAGAAATTCATCAAaagattttattaatttcctttttttataaatatgatataatcGAGGAACTTGTACAACCCATCGTACTCTTACGCTACTTAAATTGTTGTCTAATACCCATTTTGCTAATTTTAACCATTCGTTTTTATCTCTTCCATAAATTGATATTCTCCATTCAACATGTTGATATTTAGATCTCTctaaattttgtatttctctttttgtaATTTCAGCTAAGTATCTACCATCTATATAATTAtctgtttttaaaaaaatgtctCTTAATAATTTCTGACCAAAtggattatatttttcattaaataaatcaAATCGGTGAAAACAATTTCCTAATGCATGAACACCTAAGCTATCTACTGTTGCATCATATGCTGaactttttaattctttatcgaaaatttcttttaatgaCATTTTAtctcctttttcatttatgtacACTATAGTATTAGGTtcagatatatatttttctcttataAAACTTAGCAATGCTTTTTGCTGCATGCATGCAGAATGGTGAACATGTACATCTACTTTTCgaacattataaaaatctCGATGTTTAATACTTGTTGTTTCACTTAGTTCTAATGCTCCATTAAACATAATATGGAAATCAAATTTCTGTTCCAAGTACTTCAATCTTTGATAACAAAAACTTTTGCATGCAGGATCTTGAACAGCTATCATTATTTCCTCAATGGACAACAGAAATTCCTCAGTCGTTTTTATGCCCCAGGCCCCCGCTAACTTATTTTCTTCGGTGCACTCTTCTTTTTCTGCAAAGGGGAAATGAAGTCATATAATTAAGCGGAAACCTACTATGTTACATGTGTATGCGGCAAGCTATTacgttacatatatatatatacgtacgtatgtatgtatgtatatatgtgccaGTTCGCGCGTGAGAATGGACAATCGCACAATGCACAGCAATGAATGTGCACTGTTATCTTACTTTTAGGTCCTTGATCAGTGTTTGCATCCCAGTGAACGTAAAAAATCCCAtcaacaaaattaataaaagcattgcatttttttaaaataacaacATTGTTAGGGTTATATAAAGGTTCAGAAGACTCAGTTTTATAAggatttttttgtttattatattctaaTGTTCTCCTATTATCAATTAATGGCGTATCAATATCAGGGaaagtttttataaattcatcCCTTAAGTTGCATATTCTCAATATTTTCTAcgcatacaaaaaaaaaaaaaaaaaaaaagagaaaaaaaatgatacgtaacaatatgcatacatttttGAGTTCCTTAATTAGTAAAAGATGCTCATCGGAATGGGAATATAAATGTTGGCACACGaatgtgcacatatatatatatgtatatatgtgcgtatgtatatacgcaCTTGTATACGCCAATACGCTACTCCATATTACGTGTTGCTACAATTACGAACGGTATACCTTTGTTACGTCCAGTTCCTCTCTGGGAATGTTACCGGATGAAGATAGAGTAAAGCTGAAACGATTCGAGGATTTCAAATCGGTAAGtcctttatttattaaagcATTTTCgtcatattttatgtttgcGTTTGATGAGATCTTCATCATCACTTCGTGCAGAAAGTCCcacccttttttttttttttttag contains:
- a CDS encoding AMP deaminase → MKRPGVNTDSDTPLLKKKKKGWDFLHEVMMKISSNANIKYDENALINKGLTDLKSSNRFSFTLSSSGNIPREELDVTKKILRICNLRDEFIKTFPDIDTPLIDNRRTLEYNKQKNPYKTESSEPLYNPNNVVILKKCNAFINFVDGIFYVHWDANTDQGPKKKEECTEENKLAGAWGIKTTEEFLLSIEEIMIAVQDPACKSFCYQRLKYLEQKFDFHIMFNGALELSETTSIKHRDFYNVRKVDVHVHHSACMQQKALLSFIREKYISEPNTIVYINEKGDKMSLKEIFDKELKSSAYDATVDSLGVHALGNCFHRFDLFNEKYNPFGQKLLRDIFLKTDNYIDGRYLAEITKREIQNLERSKYQHVEWRISIYGRDKNEWLKLAKWVLDNNLSSVRVRWVVQVPRLYHIYKKRKLIKSFDEFLRNIFEPCFQAIKDPEHNKKIFEFLHQVVAWDSVDDETAISKYTMKGGELPPPDKYTSDNNPPYSYYAYYMYVNIRSLNQFLASRNLRPMAFRPHCGETGNISHLATMFLLADRINHGINLRKSPVLLYLYYLKQIGLALSPLSNNALFLQIEKSPFKRFFKIGLNVSLSTDDPLMFHFTDEPLLEEYSICAHIWKLSAVDLCEIARNSVIQSGYEPSFKKHWLGIAEEQDLLNFQNNPEKTNIPNTRMTYRKNTLAEENENIKRLANYTNHA